A section of the Spirosoma pollinicola genome encodes:
- a CDS encoding LysR substrate-binding domain-containing protein, with translation MELRRLRYYVAVADELHFGRAAKRLSVSQPALSQQIKLLEAEVGVDLFLQEKLKLLHKVELTVAGKFFLEEARTILLSSEKAIEATRKIGLAQKEIKLGTYRMMIRSRILDILTVCSQQFPTLDIKIVEFSTHLAVQDALMAGTVDLGVTLLPVKFHQLNGVDFKTGYVKVLLSDKHPLANEKSLRLEQLISEKWVDINRSIHTVYDDLERMCNKAGFSREGAIVQEVSSIELLSGLVSLGIGIAFVPTFFDTSAIRGVVSKELVNADGSLLTDVVIKAAICYKQSSLTPTLQALTNAFNLYS, from the coding sequence ATGGAATTAAGGCGATTACGCTACTACGTTGCCGTTGCGGATGAGCTTCACTTTGGTCGGGCGGCTAAACGACTATCTGTCTCTCAACCAGCTCTCAGTCAGCAAATTAAATTATTGGAGGCAGAAGTGGGGGTTGACTTGTTTTTGCAGGAAAAATTAAAATTGCTTCATAAAGTTGAACTCACGGTTGCGGGTAAGTTCTTCCTGGAAGAAGCCCGAACGATTTTACTGTCGTCCGAAAAGGCCATCGAAGCTACCCGAAAAATTGGGTTGGCTCAAAAAGAAATAAAACTGGGTACTTACCGAATGATGATTCGGAGCCGGATTCTGGATATTCTGACAGTTTGTTCGCAGCAGTTTCCAACGCTGGACATTAAAATCGTTGAGTTTTCGACCCATCTCGCCGTACAGGATGCGTTAATGGCCGGCACCGTTGACCTGGGTGTTACGCTGCTTCCCGTCAAGTTTCATCAACTGAATGGTGTTGATTTCAAGACCGGCTATGTGAAGGTATTACTATCAGATAAACACCCCCTGGCCAACGAAAAATCGCTAAGGCTGGAACAGCTAATTAGTGAAAAATGGGTTGACATCAATCGGTCTATTCATACCGTATATGATGATCTTGAACGAATGTGCAATAAGGCGGGGTTCAGCCGCGAAGGAGCTATTGTGCAGGAGGTTTCGTCAATCGAGTTACTCAGTGGTCTGGTTAGTCTGGGCATTGGGATCGCTTTTGTCCCTACCTTTTTCGATACATCGGCCATTCGGGGGGTGGTGAGCAAAGAGCTGGTCAATGCCGACGGCTCTCTGCTTACCGACGTAGTTATCAAGGCAGCGATTTGCTATAAGCAATCGAGTCTGACGCCAACATTACAGGCGTTAACCAACGCATTTAATCTGTATTCCTGA
- a CDS encoding DUF3237 domain-containing protein: MNPRIIPVFLFSLSLFVSLQAIAQKTEVPAAPGLVFIGQLNVKVGAPYVVGETPHGLRRIIPILGGTVEGPDLKGEILPGGADWQIVRKDGVAELEAHYQFKTDDGVIIYIKNVGLRVATPEVAARIARGEQVSQSEYYFRTIPQFEAPAGKYAWMNNALFVCKAFRNPENVVIQIWKLL; this comes from the coding sequence ATGAACCCACGGATCATTCCTGTATTCTTATTTAGCCTGTCACTTTTCGTCAGCTTGCAGGCGATAGCGCAGAAAACAGAAGTCCCGGCAGCACCCGGCCTGGTGTTCATTGGTCAGCTCAACGTGAAGGTCGGCGCTCCTTATGTAGTGGGGGAAACGCCACACGGCCTGCGCCGAATTATCCCGATTTTGGGTGGCACCGTAGAAGGCCCCGATCTGAAAGGCGAAATTCTGCCGGGAGGTGCCGACTGGCAAATCGTTCGGAAAGATGGGGTGGCTGAATTGGAAGCGCATTATCAGTTTAAAACCGACGATGGCGTAATTATTTACATCAAAAATGTTGGATTGCGTGTTGCCACCCCCGAAGTTGCCGCCCGCATTGCGCGTGGGGAGCAGGTAAGCCAATCGGAATATTACTTTCGGACTATACCTCAATTTGAAGCACCCGCAGGAAAATACGCCTGGATGAACAACGCTCTTTTTGTTTGTAAAGCGTTTCGAAACCCGGAAAATGTTGTCATTCAAATCTGGAAACTTCTTTAA
- a CDS encoding crotonase/enoyl-CoA hydratase family protein codes for MAEPSNWLNVEQRDNLLFIQLTRPEKRNAINDSLLLSLEAIFLAIPDDVKCVVLYADGAHFSAGLDLSELQERDVIAGLHHSRMWHRVLDRIQFGTVPVVAVLTGACVGGGLEIAAACHIRVAEQSTFYALPEGQRGIFVGGGASVRLPKLIGMARMADMMFTGRVISADEGVGMGLSQYLVPTGEGLPKGIELATKIAQNSPMTNYALMHVLPRIADSNQSEGLMLESLMATIAQSSPEAKQRLSDFLEGRAKKVGE; via the coding sequence ATGGCTGAACCGTCGAACTGGCTGAACGTTGAGCAACGTGACAACCTCCTGTTTATACAACTTACCCGCCCCGAAAAACGGAATGCCATTAATGATTCGCTGCTATTAAGTCTGGAAGCTATTTTTCTGGCCATTCCAGATGACGTGAAGTGCGTGGTGCTCTATGCTGATGGTGCCCATTTCAGTGCAGGCCTTGATCTGTCAGAGTTGCAGGAACGGGATGTGATCGCAGGACTGCATCATTCGCGAATGTGGCACCGGGTACTGGATCGTATTCAATTTGGTACCGTGCCCGTGGTGGCCGTATTGACAGGCGCTTGTGTGGGCGGGGGACTCGAAATTGCTGCGGCCTGTCATATCCGTGTGGCCGAACAAAGCACCTTTTATGCCTTACCCGAAGGCCAGCGTGGTATTTTCGTGGGCGGTGGAGCGTCGGTACGGCTTCCGAAACTGATTGGTATGGCTCGCATGGCTGATATGATGTTTACGGGCCGGGTTATTTCGGCTGATGAAGGGGTAGGGATGGGCCTGTCGCAGTATCTCGTGCCTACTGGTGAAGGACTTCCCAAAGGGATTGAACTGGCCACGAAAATTGCACAGAATTCGCCCATGACCAATTATGCCCTGATGCATGTTCTGCCCCGTATTGCCGACTCAAATCAGTCGGAAGGGTTAATGCTCGAAAGTTTGATGGCCACTATTGCCCAATCGTCGCCCGAGGCCAAACAACGGCTCAGCGACTTTCTGGAGGGAAGAGCCAAAAAAGTAGGGGAGTGA
- a CDS encoding feruloyl-CoA synthase: protein MSFKQVAFGPTKTHKTVHADGTIHLRLDQPLGDYPEKLTEKLVFWAETQPDCTFLARRNASGNWVPYSYAQTLRAVRAIAQYLLNQQLGPDETVVILSENSLEHALLALAATYIGIPYSPISSAYSLVSKDLGRLQHCLECMTPSVIFAQNNRVYLKALTLAKSLFPEAIICTVEESEETNFADVLNTEATEAVDLAFAKVTADTVAKVLFTSGSTGSPKGVINTQRMWCANLQQITQVFPFMASEPPVFIDWLPWNHTFGGNHNLGLALYNGGTLYIDDGKPTPDGIDITVQNLREISPTAYFNVPKGFDMLIPFLEREPTLRQTFFARLNILFYAGATLAQPVWNRLEELAVATIGKRIPIITGLGCTESGPSAMFANWGGSFSGLLGVPVAGMDVKLVPDGDKLEARYKAPNVTPGYWRNEAATRQTFDDEGYYRTGDAVKFLDENDPDKGLVFDGRIAEDFKLSTGTWVNVGILKAKIISQGSPVVQDVVIAGLDRNYVGILLFLNADACRKLTDQPPEIHPASVFDHPTITDYVDKLLVQLNQTARGSSDRVERVLIALDPPSIDRGEITDKGSLNQRAILKHRAQLIDALFN, encoded by the coding sequence ATGTCCTTCAAGCAAGTAGCGTTCGGACCGACAAAAACCCACAAGACGGTGCATGCCGACGGGACAATCCATTTGCGACTGGATCAACCCCTGGGCGACTATCCTGAAAAACTGACAGAGAAACTGGTCTTTTGGGCCGAAACTCAACCCGACTGCACGTTTCTGGCCCGCCGAAACGCTTCAGGAAACTGGGTTCCGTATTCGTACGCACAAACGCTGCGGGCGGTTCGTGCCATTGCACAATACCTGCTGAATCAGCAACTCGGGCCAGATGAAACGGTCGTTATTTTGTCGGAAAATAGCCTTGAGCACGCCCTTCTGGCGCTGGCGGCTACCTATATTGGCATACCCTACTCGCCCATATCATCGGCTTACTCGCTGGTGTCGAAAGATTTAGGACGCCTGCAACATTGCCTGGAATGCATGACACCCAGCGTCATTTTCGCTCAGAATAATCGTGTGTATTTAAAGGCGCTAACGCTGGCAAAGTCGTTATTCCCTGAGGCTATAATCTGTACCGTCGAGGAGAGTGAAGAGACAAATTTTGCTGACGTACTGAATACGGAAGCCACCGAAGCCGTTGATCTGGCCTTTGCGAAGGTAACCGCCGATACGGTCGCCAAAGTCCTGTTTACGTCTGGGTCGACCGGCTCGCCAAAAGGGGTCATCAACACCCAGCGAATGTGGTGCGCCAATTTGCAGCAGATCACGCAGGTCTTTCCATTTATGGCGAGCGAGCCGCCTGTTTTCATCGACTGGTTACCCTGGAACCATACGTTTGGCGGTAATCATAATCTCGGCCTGGCGCTCTACAACGGCGGAACTTTATATATCGACGATGGCAAGCCAACACCCGACGGAATTGACATAACTGTGCAGAATCTGCGCGAAATTTCACCAACGGCTTATTTTAATGTGCCGAAGGGCTTTGACATGCTCATTCCCTTTCTGGAACGGGAGCCCACCCTCCGACAAACTTTTTTTGCCCGGTTGAATATCCTGTTCTATGCGGGAGCCACCTTAGCACAGCCGGTCTGGAATCGGCTGGAAGAGCTGGCCGTTGCCACTATTGGCAAACGAATTCCCATCATTACCGGTTTGGGTTGCACCGAATCGGGGCCGTCGGCCATGTTTGCAAACTGGGGTGGGAGTTTTTCGGGCTTGCTGGGCGTGCCGGTGGCGGGAATGGACGTGAAGTTAGTGCCCGACGGTGATAAGCTCGAAGCCCGCTACAAAGCCCCGAACGTTACACCCGGCTACTGGCGCAATGAAGCCGCGACCCGGCAAACGTTTGACGACGAGGGCTATTATCGAACGGGCGATGCCGTAAAATTCCTTGACGAAAACGACCCCGACAAGGGCCTTGTTTTTGATGGTCGCATTGCCGAAGACTTTAAACTCTCAACGGGAACCTGGGTGAACGTAGGCATCCTCAAAGCTAAAATCATCAGTCAGGGATCGCCTGTTGTGCAGGATGTGGTTATTGCCGGGCTCGACCGTAATTATGTGGGTATTCTGCTATTTCTGAACGCCGATGCCTGTCGTAAACTGACGGATCAGCCCCCCGAAATACACCCAGCCAGCGTGTTTGACCATCCAACAATCACGGACTATGTCGATAAGCTGCTGGTACAACTAAATCAAACAGCAAGGGGTAGCTCAGACCGGGTCGAACGGGTATTGATTGCTCTTGACCCACCGTCAATTGACCGGGGCGAAATCACTGATAAAGGCTCGCTCAATCAGCGGGCTATTCTAAAACACAGGGCACAGTTGATCGACGCCCTTTTTAACTAA
- a CDS encoding 5-methyltetrahydropteroyltriglutamate--homocysteine S-methyltransferase, which translates to MKTPPFRADHVGSLLRTQAVKENRLKWKKNEISAEELRAIEDAAIAETVKKLESTGMRSITDGEFRRDYFHLDFLKELSGVTVTGGIDANPNAKAASDGFTPPVLSVTGKLQHVKDIQVADFNFLKSVVTQTPKVSIPSPTMIHFRGGRKSIDINSYPDMDEFFYDLAVAYREEIDHLYKAGLRYLQLDDTNLAYLCDPKMRAAAIGRGEDPNELPRTYAALINSVIDNRPDDLTVGIHLCRGNYRSTWFAEGGYEPVAEVLFNEINVDAYFLEYDDERSGDFAPLRFVPKEKMVVLGIVSSKVRELEDMDDLCKRIDEAAHYMPLDNLCVSPQCGFSSTHHGNDLTHDDQWRKIELVVNTAIKVWGTA; encoded by the coding sequence ATGAAAACTCCCCCATTTCGTGCCGACCATGTTGGCAGTTTGCTCAGAACCCAGGCGGTAAAAGAAAACCGTTTAAAGTGGAAAAAAAATGAAATTTCGGCTGAAGAGCTGCGGGCCATCGAAGATGCCGCCATTGCCGAAACCGTTAAAAAACTTGAATCGACCGGTATGCGCTCCATCACCGATGGAGAGTTTCGCCGTGATTATTTCCACCTCGACTTTCTGAAAGAATTATCCGGTGTGACTGTCACGGGCGGGATTGACGCGAACCCGAACGCCAAAGCGGCCTCCGACGGATTTACACCACCTGTGTTGAGTGTGACAGGTAAGCTCCAGCATGTGAAAGACATTCAGGTGGCGGATTTTAACTTCCTCAAATCGGTAGTGACGCAAACACCCAAAGTGTCGATTCCATCACCCACGATGATTCACTTTCGGGGAGGGCGCAAGTCCATCGACATCAATTCTTACCCGGATATGGACGAGTTCTTTTATGACCTGGCCGTGGCCTATCGCGAAGAAATTGACCATTTATACAAGGCTGGCCTGCGCTATCTGCAACTGGATGATACGAATCTGGCGTATCTCTGCGACCCTAAAATGCGGGCAGCCGCCATTGGCCGGGGCGAAGACCCCAACGAATTGCCTCGCACCTATGCCGCGTTGATTAACTCGGTAATCGACAACCGCCCCGACGACCTGACGGTGGGTATTCACCTGTGCCGGGGAAATTACCGCAGCACCTGGTTTGCGGAGGGCGGGTATGAACCGGTAGCGGAAGTGCTTTTCAACGAGATTAACGTCGATGCGTATTTTCTGGAGTATGACGATGAACGTTCGGGTGATTTTGCTCCGTTACGGTTTGTTCCGAAGGAAAAAATGGTGGTGTTAGGCATTGTATCCTCGAAAGTGCGTGAACTGGAAGACATGGATGACCTGTGTAAGCGAATTGATGAAGCTGCGCACTATATGCCTCTTGATAACCTGTGTGTGAGTCCGCAGTGTGGGTTTTCGTCAACTCACCACGGCAACGACCTTACCCACGACGATCAATGGCGGAAAATTGAACTGGTTGTCAATACGGCTATTAAGGTTTGGGGTACTGCCTAG
- a CDS encoding alpha/beta hydrolase family protein: MKQCLCFLLLLGLTTQSFAQSPAAKIDSGNLNGARYVILFPENWKGKLVMYAHGYEFMGAKPRQSQNPGFAKNMTPFLERGFAVAASDYQFQGFALAQGVDDTEALRQFFVKTYGKPDTTFMAGHSMGGGITFATLENFGANYNGGLPLCPLSSRPYLQCRKEFDMYATFNGLFPGVVTSLTEIFDVSKPYQAQGQQSMVPRARAIKKAIFDKDSTLAKAFAKRFDLKLDDLPFSLFFNENVLRDLAQKAGGNPFDNRNTVYSGFPNDLDVNQKAERLAATVNPNVLFAKYDRTGNINKPVVLMHTIYDQLIPPAYGVVNIENMIHQQGKDAYFTVKYTDGQGHCNFTPRQTAQAFDALRNWVKKGTKPTAGFLN; the protein is encoded by the coding sequence ATGAAACAGTGCCTTTGCTTTTTATTGCTCCTGGGCCTCACCACCCAATCTTTCGCTCAGAGTCCCGCTGCCAAAATCGACTCGGGAAACCTGAACGGAGCCCGGTATGTGATCCTGTTTCCCGAAAATTGGAAAGGCAAACTCGTCATGTATGCGCATGGCTATGAGTTTATGGGGGCCAAACCCCGGCAAAGTCAAAACCCCGGTTTTGCGAAAAACATGACGCCTTTTCTGGAGCGTGGTTTTGCGGTGGCTGCATCAGATTATCAGTTTCAGGGCTTTGCCTTAGCGCAGGGTGTCGATGATACGGAAGCACTGCGGCAATTTTTCGTGAAAACATATGGCAAACCGGACACCACGTTTATGGCTGGCCATTCGATGGGTGGTGGTATTACGTTTGCTACCCTCGAAAATTTTGGCGCTAACTACAACGGTGGCTTACCCCTTTGCCCATTGTCGAGCCGACCGTATCTGCAATGCCGAAAAGAGTTCGATATGTATGCTACCTTCAATGGGTTGTTTCCGGGCGTTGTAACATCGCTGACAGAGATTTTTGATGTGTCGAAACCTTATCAGGCACAAGGGCAACAGTCGATGGTGCCCCGAGCCAGAGCGATCAAAAAGGCAATATTTGACAAAGATTCTACGCTAGCCAAAGCTTTTGCCAAACGGTTCGATTTGAAGCTCGATGACCTGCCATTTTCGCTATTCTTTAACGAAAATGTGTTGCGGGACCTCGCTCAAAAGGCTGGCGGGAACCCGTTCGATAATAGGAACACAGTGTACAGCGGCTTCCCTAATGATCTGGATGTCAATCAAAAAGCTGAACGTCTTGCCGCTACGGTTAACCCTAATGTGCTGTTTGCAAAATATGACCGAACGGGCAATATCAATAAACCCGTGGTGTTGATGCACACGATTTATGATCAGCTTATTCCCCCGGCGTATGGCGTTGTCAATATCGAGAATATGATTCATCAGCAAGGGAAAGACGCCTATTTTACCGTCAAGTATACCGATGGGCAGGGACACTGCAATTTTACACCCCGGCAAACGGCTCAAGCGTTCGATGCCTTACGAAACTGGGTCAAAAAAGGTACGAAACCAACCGCCGGATTTTTGAATTAA
- a CDS encoding amidohydrolase family protein produces MIDLDKIIAIDVHTHAEASCRQPHDDFRPELDEAFARYFKSAKRPTIQETADYYRERNMALVMFTVDSEYNVGKHRIPNEEVAEGALKNDDVMIAFASIDPHKGKMGAREARNLIENFGVKGFKFHPTVQGFYPNDRMAYPLYEAIAEYKLPMLFHSGHSGFGSGVRGGGGLRLEYSNPMHLDDVAIDFPDSPIIIAHPSWPWQDEALSVAMHKPNVYIDLSGWSPKYFPPQLVQYANTLLKDRMLFGTDFPLITPDRWMKDFDDAGFRDEVKPLILKENAIKMLGLRK; encoded by the coding sequence ATGATCGACCTCGACAAAATTATTGCTATCGACGTGCATACGCATGCTGAAGCCTCCTGCCGACAGCCGCACGACGACTTTCGGCCAGAACTGGATGAAGCGTTTGCCCGCTATTTTAAATCAGCGAAACGCCCGACTATTCAGGAAACGGCCGACTACTACCGGGAGCGCAACATGGCGCTGGTCATGTTTACCGTCGATTCGGAATACAACGTAGGCAAGCACCGGATTCCGAACGAGGAAGTAGCTGAGGGCGCTCTGAAAAACGACGACGTAATGATCGCCTTCGCCAGTATTGACCCGCATAAGGGTAAGATGGGTGCTCGTGAGGCTCGCAATCTGATCGAGAATTTTGGTGTCAAGGGATTTAAGTTTCACCCGACGGTGCAGGGTTTCTACCCCAACGACCGGATGGCTTATCCGCTCTACGAAGCCATTGCGGAGTATAAATTGCCCATGTTGTTTCATTCGGGTCATTCGGGCTTCGGCTCTGGTGTGCGAGGGGGCGGAGGCCTCCGGCTCGAATACTCCAATCCCATGCACCTCGACGACGTGGCAATTGATTTCCCCGATAGCCCTATCATCATTGCCCATCCAAGCTGGCCGTGGCAGGATGAAGCCCTGTCGGTGGCCATGCATAAACCCAATGTTTATATCGACCTCAGTGGCTGGTCGCCGAAATATTTCCCGCCCCAACTGGTTCAATATGCGAATACATTGTTAAAAGACCGAATGTTGTTTGGCACAGATTTTCCGCTGATAACACCCGATCGATGGATGAAGGATTTTGATGATGCGGGCTTTCGGGACGAGGTCAAGCCGTTGATTCTGAAAGAAAACGCAATCAAAATGTTGGGGCTGAGGAAGTAA
- a CDS encoding MFS transporter, with protein sequence MEVRSKTVIDQQPISRMQYATIVICFLMNMLDGMDVMVISYAAPTIAKSWSISPEALGLVFSGGLLGMTFGALFLAPYADLIGRKALIIISAAIMGVSIYLTSLSVGIIPLIVFRFISGIGIGSMLASTAALAAEYTPNKTRDFWVSFVISGYPVGAVLSGLVAAKVIPVSGWQAMFQLAGIVTFLSLPLIQLFLTESLEFYFKSQPLRALEKANGILTKMGQPILASLPQKSTKSVGLPIKSLLDEEYKLSTIQLWISLFLAFATLYFLTSWIPKLATSAGLSVELAIYAGTVFNVGAFFGITTQGYFSSLFGLKKTIGVFLIFTGVIMAAFKLFIGSSMLLLVFALLGFGIQGGFVGLYAVAARLYPTEFRTTGVGWSIGIGRLGGIIGPAVGGVLIGMGLSMVTNFLIYAVPTIFAGIMTMYIASKKVS encoded by the coding sequence ATGGAAGTACGTTCTAAAACAGTAATTGATCAACAGCCCATTTCGCGGATGCAGTATGCAACCATCGTGATCTGTTTCCTGATGAACATGCTCGACGGCATGGATGTAATGGTCATTTCATATGCTGCCCCAACCATTGCCAAAAGCTGGAGCATTAGCCCGGAAGCGCTGGGATTGGTTTTCAGTGGAGGGTTGTTGGGTATGACGTTCGGGGCCCTGTTCCTGGCCCCCTATGCCGATCTGATTGGGCGTAAAGCATTGATTATCATTAGTGCAGCCATTATGGGCGTTAGTATTTACCTGACCTCGCTTTCAGTAGGTATTATTCCCTTGATCGTGTTCCGATTTATCAGCGGGATCGGCATTGGCAGTATGCTGGCAAGCACTGCCGCTCTGGCAGCCGAATACACGCCAAATAAAACCCGCGATTTTTGGGTAAGTTTTGTGATTTCCGGTTATCCTGTCGGGGCCGTATTGTCTGGTTTGGTAGCGGCTAAAGTAATCCCTGTTTCTGGATGGCAGGCTATGTTCCAGCTTGCGGGCATTGTAACTTTCCTGTCGCTACCCTTGATTCAATTATTCCTGACCGAATCGCTTGAGTTTTACTTTAAATCGCAGCCGCTCCGGGCACTTGAAAAGGCAAATGGTATCCTGACTAAAATGGGTCAGCCAATCCTTGCTTCTTTACCCCAAAAATCCACGAAAAGTGTAGGGCTTCCTATAAAATCGTTGCTGGACGAGGAATACAAACTATCTACCATTCAGTTGTGGATTTCCCTTTTTCTGGCATTTGCAACGCTATATTTCTTGACAAGCTGGATTCCGAAACTTGCAACAAGCGCCGGTTTGTCAGTCGAGCTAGCCATTTATGCCGGTACCGTTTTCAATGTTGGGGCCTTTTTTGGCATTACTACGCAGGGATATTTCTCCAGTTTATTTGGTCTTAAAAAAACGATTGGCGTTTTTCTGATTTTTACGGGCGTGATCATGGCCGCATTCAAACTTTTTATCGGCTCCTCGATGCTATTGCTGGTCTTTGCATTGCTTGGTTTTGGTATTCAGGGCGGCTTTGTAGGGCTGTATGCTGTGGCTGCCCGCCTGTATCCAACCGAATTCCGAACAACGGGCGTTGGCTGGTCAATCGGGATCGGTCGTTTAGGTGGTATCATTGGTCCCGCTGTTGGTGGTGTACTCATTGGTATGGGTCTATCGATGGTCACCAACTTCCTCATTTATGCTGTTCCAACGATTTTTGCGGGTATCATGACGATGTATATTGCATCGAAGAAAGTGAGTTAA
- a CDS encoding cation diffusion facilitator family transporter, which translates to MSASQQTKYRWMGISLGLSITLLVLKFTAYFLTYSTAILSDAVESIVNVIASGFAFYSIYLAGQPRDQNHPYGHGKIEFLSSGFEGAMILSAGLVIIWQAILSFFEPKTLTNLDWGFALIGITALANAFVGWMLIRSGRQTDSAAMTADGKHLLTDTFSSIFVMIGVALVSWTGKHWIDSALSVFLSIVIIYNGFQITRQSVARLMDEADVPTLHRVVNLLKVHKDRNWIDVHNLRVQKYGADLHIDCHLTLPNYWTLTQVHEEVHRFEDTLKDGFRGEVEIFVHTDPCVNECCHYCRVANCPVRAFVFINDVDWTATNLPLNQKHFVPLIAPEAT; encoded by the coding sequence ATGAGTGCCAGTCAACAAACGAAATATCGATGGATGGGCATCTCGCTTGGGCTGAGCATCACGCTGCTGGTACTCAAATTCACCGCTTATTTTTTGACGTATTCGACAGCCATTCTGAGTGATGCCGTTGAGTCTATCGTCAATGTTATTGCCAGTGGTTTTGCCTTTTACAGCATTTATCTAGCCGGTCAACCCCGCGATCAGAACCATCCCTACGGTCACGGCAAAATTGAGTTTCTGTCGTCGGGTTTCGAAGGAGCGATGATTCTTTCGGCTGGTTTGGTAATCATCTGGCAGGCCATTCTTAGTTTTTTTGAGCCCAAAACACTTACGAATCTGGACTGGGGTTTTGCCCTCATCGGGATTACCGCCCTTGCCAATGCCTTTGTAGGCTGGATGCTTATTCGCTCAGGTCGCCAAACAGATTCTGCGGCTATGACTGCCGATGGCAAACACCTGCTCACGGATACGTTCAGTAGTATTTTCGTTATGATTGGTGTGGCGCTGGTAAGCTGGACCGGCAAACACTGGATCGACAGTGCGCTCTCCGTATTCCTGTCTATTGTAATTATTTATAATGGCTTTCAAATTACGCGCCAGTCGGTAGCGCGACTAATGGACGAAGCCGATGTACCCACGCTGCACCGCGTCGTGAACCTGTTGAAAGTTCACAAAGACCGAAACTGGATTGATGTACATAATCTGCGGGTTCAGAAATACGGGGCCGATCTGCACATCGACTGCCACCTTACCCTACCCAATTACTGGACACTGACGCAGGTGCATGAAGAAGTTCATCGGTTTGAGGATACACTCAAAGATGGTTTTCGGGGCGAAGTCGAAATTTTTGTTCATACCGATCCCTGCGTAAACGAGTGCTGCCATTACTGCCGAGTTGCCAACTGTCCCGTTCGGGCATTTGTATTCATCAATGACGTTGACTGGACAGCAACTAACCTACCCCTCAACCAGAAACACTTTGTGCCTTTGATTGCTCCGGAAGCTACCTAA